One Tursiops truncatus isolate mTurTru1 chromosome 3, mTurTru1.mat.Y, whole genome shotgun sequence DNA segment encodes these proteins:
- the LOC117311628 gene encoding transcription initiation factor TFIID subunit 7-like encodes MSKSKDDAPHELESQFILRLPLEYASTVRRAVQSGHVNLKDRLTIELHPDGRHGIVSVDQVPLASKLVDLPCVMESLKTIDKKTFYKTADVSQMLVATVDGDLYPPVEEPVATADPKASKKKDKDKEKKFVWNHGITLPLKNVRKRRFRKTAKKKYIESPDVEKEVKRLLSTDAEAVSTRWEIIAEDETKEAENQGLDISSPGMSGHRQGRDSLEHDELREIFNDLSSSSEDEDETQHQDEEDINIIDTEEDLERQLQDKLNESDEHQQEDEGTNQLVMGIQKQIDNMKGKLQETQDRAKRQEDLILKVENLALKNRFQAVLDELKQKEDREKEQLSSLQEELESLLEK; translated from the coding sequence atgagtaAGAGCAAAGATGATGCTCCTCACGAACTAGAGAGCCAGTTTATCTTACGCCTACCTCTGGAGTATGCCTCTACCGTGAGGCGGGCGGTACAGTCTGGTCATGTCAACCTGAAGGACAGACTGACAATTGAGTTACACCCTGATGGGCGTCATGGAATTGTCAGCGTGGACCAGGTCCCGTTGGCGTCAAAATTGGTAGATCTGCCATGTGTTATggaaagtttgaaaaccattgatAAAAAAACCTTTTACAAGACAGCTGATGTCTCTCAGATGCTTGTCGCTACAGTTGACGGTGATCTCTATCCTCCTGTTGAGGAACCAGTTGCCACTGCTGATCccaaagcaagcaagaaaaaggataaggacaaagagaaaaagtttgtatggaaccatGGAATTACTCTGCCTCtaaaaaatgtcagaaagagaaggttCCGTAAGACAGCAAAGAAGAAGTATATTGAGTCTCCAGATgtggaaaaagaagtaaagcggTTGCTGAGCACAGATGCTGAAGCTGTCAGTACCCGTTGGGAAATAATTGCTGAAGATGaaacaaaagaagcagaaaaccaAGGCCTTGATATCTCTTCCCCAGGCATGTCTGGCCACAGGCAGGGCCGTGACTCATTAGAACATGATGAGCTTCGGGAGATATTCAATGACCTTAGCAGCAGCAGTGAAGATGAAGATGAGACACAGCATCAAGATGAAGAAGATATAAACATCATTGACACTGAGGAAGATCTGGAAAGGCAGCTACAGGACAAGCTAAATGAGTCAGATGAACACCAGCAAGAAGACGAGGGAACTAATCAGCTGGTTATGGGAATTCAGAAACAGATTGATAACATGAAAGGCAAGCTCCAAGAGACCCAGGACAGGGCAAAGCGACAGGAGGATCTCATCCTGAAAGTGGAAAACCTGGCTCTCAAGAACAGATTTCAGGCTGTGCTGGATGAACTGAAACAAAAGGAAGACCGAGAAAAGGAGCAGCTCAGCTCTTTGCAAGAAGAACTAGAATCACTCCTAGAGAAGTGA
- the LOC101316415 gene encoding mitochondrial ornithine transporter 2 codes for MKSNPAIQAAIDLTAGALGGTACVLTGQPFDTLKVKMQTFPGLYKGLVDCGLKTYSQVGLRGFYKGTGPALMAYVAENSVLFLCYGFCQQFVRKVVGLDKQTKLNDLQTAAAGSIASAFGALALCPTELVKCRLQTMHELEMSGRIAKSHNTVWSVVKSILRKDGPLGFYHGLTSTLFQVVPGYFFFFGGYELSRSFFASDGSKDELGPVPLMLSGGIAGICLWLVIYPVDCIKSRIQVLSMLGKQAGLIRTLLSVVKKEGVAALYSGLKATLIRAFPANAALFLAYEYSRKMMMSQFEAY; via the coding sequence ATGAAATCCAATCCTGCCATCCAAGCCGCCATCGACCTCACTGCGGGGGCCCTTGGGGGCACAGCATGCGTCCTGACCGGGCAGCCCTTCGACACACTGAAAGTGAAGATGCAGACGTTCCCTGGCCTGTACAAGGGCCTCGTCGACTGTGGCCTGAAGACATACTCCCAGGTGGGTTTGCGGGGCTTCTACAAAGGGACTGGCCCCGCGCTGATGGCCTACGTCGCCGAGAACTCAGTCCTCTTCTTGTGCTACGGCTTCTGCCAACAGTTCGTGAGGAAAGTGGTTGGATTGGACAAGCAGACGAAGCTGAATGATCTGCAGACTGCGGCCGCTGGTTCCATCGCCTCTGCGTTTGGCGCGCTGGCCCTGTGCCCCACTGAGCTGGTGAAGTGCCGGCTGCAGACCATGCACGAACTGGAGATGTCAGGGAGGATAGCAAAAAGCCATAATACAGTTTGGTCCGTCGTGAAGAGTATCCTTAGAAAGGATGGCCCCTTGGGCTTCTACCACGGACTCACGAGCACTCTGTTTCAAGTAGTACCaggctatttcttcttcttcgGTGGCTATGAACTGAGCCGATCGTTTTTTGCCTCGGATGGATCAAAAGATGAACTAGGCCCTGTTCCCTTGATGTTAAGCGGTGGAATTGCTGGAATTTGCCTTTGGCTTGTCATATACCCAGTGGATTGTATCAAATCCAGAATTCAGGTTCTTTCCATGCTTGGAAAACAGGCAGGACTTATCAGAACTCTTTTAAGTGTTGTGAAAAAGGAAGGAGTAGCAGCTTTATATTCTGGTCTGAAAGCTACTTTGATTCGAGCGTTCCCTGCCAATGCGGCACTATTTTTGGCTTATGAATACAGCAGGAAGATGATGATGAGCCAGTTTGAAGCATACTGA